The sequence cttggttagattttatttttgtagTGTGCAACATTCAAACATAGCTAGATGTTAGATGATCCTCTCTTTTGGATATGGAATGGAAAGTAAGATATATTCATTATCTATCATTCACATTCATCTGTTTGTTAATCTTAATTTCTCTTTTGGACTTAAAATAGTAAAGTGTATTGTTCATTTTTTGAGGTGCCTTCCTTGTGCCCTACTTGGTGTTTGTGGTCACCTGCGGGGTGCCCCTTTTCCTCCTGGAGACCGTCATGGGCCAGTTTACCCAGGAGGGGGCCATCACCACCTGGCATAGGTTGTGTCCACTGGCCGTGGGTAAGCTTAATAGAGACAAGTAGTCTGGAAGTCAAAAGgcaacaaaaatacacaacagCGCTCTACTGGGAAGGAAAACATTAAcagagatgacacacaaactGTCATCTAGCTCATCTAGATACTGGAAATGAACAGAGTTCATGGCGTTCAAGAATGTGCTGGGATTAATATTTAAGCACCTCGTTGTCAGAGATACAGACATTTAGAACCCTGTTACCAGCTCTAAAACTGATGATACACAAGACCTGATCCTGTGTATTGTTGTTGCTGGCACGCTCCTATTTACATTAggcaacatttatttatattttttcatttattttttctttacttATCAGTAGGAAAATtatcatgatcatccaatcaaaAACATGGAACAGGTGTTTgctcagcaacattgctcaaataGTTGCCCCATGCatttagcctggaaaatccagaccctgatcatctagaaagattaagggtctggcaaagaacattgtaatggcccaactcgaggggcggcaacaagcatgcatttaaaaatctcactgcatgcaattggataacactagaccatgtttactctgaatgattccgggcttcgacgcaatcggataacactatgaccaatgtgtactgtcctccaacgttgcagcgctgtcttcatcagtttagctggttccccggaatattggggtaaaagtaacgtgcatcattgctctttgccagagtgtctcgcagagacaattccattgtgctctcgcgagaactctggctTTCCAGGGTATCATGCATCATCACCTTAAGAGAGATCGTGGTCAATTAGAATAAGATGTTTGCTTATAAGCCCTTACCACCGTACCTTGTGATGGTCCTGTACCCTGTATTGTTTAGGTATTGGCTATGCTGGACAGTTGATCCTGGTCTACAGCTCCATGTGTTACATTGTCATCCTGGCATGGGCACTGCTGTACCTGTGCTTTTCCTTCAGCTCTACATTACCATGGGCTAGCTGTGACAACACCTGGAACACAGGTATGGAATAGGCAGAACCTGGAACACAGGTATGGAATAGGCAGAACCTGGAACACAGGTATGGAATAGGCAGAACCTTGAACAGAGGTATGGAATAGGCAGAACCTGGAACAGAGGTATGAAATAGGTACTGGCAGAACCTTGTACATGGATGGCTTCCTAAAGCATCCTAAATTTAAAGTCACTGAACACTTAAAATCAGGTATCActatttgcttaaaatgctgAAGGTACAGGAGTTAGTGTCTTGATGAATTTACATTGACCTTTAAATAGAATTAAGAGTATGtttataaatgtatgtgtagggtggCATGGTTTTATGCATTATATAATGTAGCACTCTTATTCTGTCTCAGAAAACTGTGTGGATATAACTGGAAACAACAAGACATTCAACTGGACTGAGCAAAGTAACTCGACATCGGCTGCTGTAGAGTTCTGGGAGTGAGTTAGCAAAGACAGATGCTAATTTTATTAAATGTTGAACTCCAACACTGTCAATAACAGAACAGTTCTACTTCTAATCAAACATTTAACTGTGGAAGATGATACCGGTGGTAATGTCTGAAAAACATATTAATGGGAAGACATAGGAACCATAAAACAAATGTTCATCCTTTGAGTTTGTGTTCCCATAGGCGTCGTGTGCTGGCGATCTCAGCTGGTATAGAGGATGTGGGCAGTGTACGGTGGGAGATCCTCCTGTGTCTCATCGCTATGTGGATCATCTGCTACTTCTGTGTCTGGAAAGGAGTCAAGTCTACCGGGAAGGTGCAGTATACTATATCAGTATCATGGAGCCAAACGATCTGACTTAGGTCATtctccatcctccctctctcgcatGCATGcaaaacgcacgcacgcacacacgcacgcacgcacgcacacacacaaacacacacacacacacacacacacacacacacacacaggctcagttATTCATctcatcaccatctctctcaccctccccagCAATCCAATCAAAGTGTGATCCAGCACTGTCATCTCATGACCTCAATCACAGAGTCAAATATAGAGTTGACTCATCAGAATTGATTTGTCCTGCTGGTGTTTCTGTGCTCTGTTGCCTCCGTGTCTCCAGGTGGTCTACTTCACTGCCACGTTCCCCTACATaatgctgctggtgctgctcgTCAGAGGGCTCACGCTACCTGGAGCTCTGCAGGGGGTCGTCTACTACCTTTACCcagatccctcaaaactgtTAGAACCTCAGGTATGCTTGACCAATAGCACAGGCCCTAAGGGCTTGCTGAGTAGTATACCAAAATGGTTAAAATGCAAAGCATGCTGGTTGTAGGTACCATGATAATGTATTCCTGGTAGGTtcatctgggttcacccaggctattaATGAACAGCATTTGATTCAAATTTCAAGGGATTTCTGTTACATACACAGTTATAACAGTATGCAACTCATGGTAAAATGTAAACAACCTGTGTATCCTGTGGCGatcctgtctgcctgtctatgAGGAGAATCCAGAGGATCAGTAACCTTTGACCTGTACTCCCGTCCTTCACTCTAAAGCAGTGTGTGATCACTGTCTGCACAGGTGTGGATGGAGGCTGTCTCTCAGATCTTCTTCTCCTTTAGTCTGGGGGTTGGCACCCTGACCGTTCTTGGGAGCTACAATCCATACAACAACAACTGCAACAAGTGAGTTCAAGCATTTCAAACTGTGAAGGCGAGAAAAGtgttaatgaaaacatgaataGTGAAGCACtttgaaactagatgtaccgcagagcggtacaaaataggaccgccgcccagtccagcacattttttccacaaaaataaatcacgctgaaaggcctatatgattctaactgtctcactaaattgcattatccacactcaattctcactggtatctgctagacaacaagtaccaaaacatgattagttcatagatttcacatgtaaaattcattttatacaaccccacccccatcttgcctgttcataattctgagaaattcttgaattgtgtgcatgtgtgcgtgcacacgtttatgtttatgtgtgtgggtgtgtgtgtgtgagtgtgtgagtgtgtgtgtgtgtgtgtgtgtttgtctgcgtatgtgtgtttgtgcatgtgcatgcatgcgtacatatgtctactgtgtgagtatgtgtcatacgtatgattactgtgaatgtatgtgtgtgcgtgtgtatctgtttatgcacatgtgtgcacatggaatggcacacatgcccaccaagtttcgtgtaccctggtctttcagtgtcctgtgttccttgacggaaatttggacatgcgaaaaaaaaaaaaaatctgactaaacctatatgaccgccgcttcgctgcgcggcggtcataataacttaCTGAAGTACACTAAATGGAGAACAGTTTGCAATATTTTCTGCAGAAGTGGCATGTGTGGCTGGGGTGAAGACTGTCTTAGGGAAGTGGTGGCACTACAAAACTACTAACCATGAAGTGAACCAAGGCTTAGACAGGTTTGGTTGGACAACTAAAGTTGGACAGCTCTTGGAATAGCTCCAGTACAAGTGTCCAAAAATGTAATTctgttttctgtgtttgtgtaacagGGACTGCCTCTGGCTATGTGTACTGAACAGCTGCACCAGCATGGTGGCTGGATTTGCAGTCTTCTCTATGCTGGGATTCATGGCCCATGAACAGAATGTCCCCATAGAAGTGGTGGCAGAGTCAGGTATTTTACCTTAAACAGTATACAGTGTGAATAGTGGTCTAGCACACTCACACTTTGATTATTAATCTATTTAACTTCATTTAATCTCATTTATTAAACTTGTCTATTCAACTCACACCTTGTTTTTAAGAAAGAGATATATAGCTGTCTGTGTTCCCTGCATCTCTCAGGTCCTGGTCTGGCCTTCATTGCGTACCCCCAGGCTGTGGCCATGATGCCTTTTCCACAGCTGTGGGCGGTCTGCTTCTTCATCATGATCATCTTACTTGGCCTGGATACACAGgtgtgtatacagtacacacacacacgcacgcgcacacgcacacacacacacacacacacacacacacacacacacacacacacacacaccagacacacacacacacacacacacacacacacacacacacacacattctctctctctctcctctctccttctctctctctctctctctctctctctctctcacacacacacacacacacacacacaccctgccccaGTGCCATGTGAACATGTTATTTGAATCCCAGTTTGTCATGATGGAGGTGGTGATGACGTCGGTAACTGACCTGCTGCCCACGGTGTTGCGGCGGTCCGGGGGGCGGCGGGAGCTCTGCTTGGTGTTCTACTGCCTCATCTGCTTCAGCGTCGGCATTCTCATGGTGACAGAGGTGAGCAACGCCACCGCATCCAAACAGCTAgtggaagaggagggaggatgGGACACAGCAGACTGCGGAAATCTTCTCATCATCACTTTCACTTCCCCAAGGGTGGGATGTATGTTTTCCAGATATTCGATTACTATGCGTGTAATGGGACCTGCTTGCTATTCCTTGCGGTCTTCCTGTCTCTGGCAATGGGCTGGCTGTTTGGTGAGTACCACGTATTCATAGGACCAGCCAAGAGTGTCATAGACCAGCATCTACCACAAGGGCCAATTATATTCCATTGGGGAAGACATCCCAATGTCCTCTACACATtcaacaaaaatgacaaaacattGACAATATCTCATTTTATTATATCATAATTATGACATGTCTGTCTATTAGGTAAGTGTTGTTGAGATCCCTTTTCAATGGCATTCTCTGTACTTTACCATCTGTGTCTCAGGTACTGAGAATTTGTATGACATTGTTCAGGACATGACCGGGTCAAGGCCCTGCCCCATATTCAAGGTGTGCTGGAAGTATCTGACCCCTGCTGTATCCCTGGTGAGCATATCAAGAGTTTCCCAGAACAGGCACTAAACCTAAATCTACGGCGACAAAACGCTGTGTCAAATTAACAAACAGATATATCAGGCACCACAACGTTTTTAAGTGAAACTAAGTTAGATGAAGTTAAATAACTTGTGCACACAAGATAACAAAACACCTTATGGGACTTCAGAGCCTCTATAATATAGTCATAATTAATTATAGGAATATGTAGAAAAGGCACATTTTCTTCCTAGAAATTTGGTTCACCTGTACAACCTCAGTGATACTctagaccaacatacaaaaatgaATTGTGAATCATACATTTTACAACCCTTTTTCATATTTGACTATAATTACAGCTTGGGTTGATTAGTTTTCCTTTCAGTGGGAACTCTCCAGGTTCAGTgatttcttccttctctctctcaggtctcCTTTATTTGCTCTCTTGTGGAGTACCAGCCGCTCACCTTCAATCGCTGGTATGTGTACCCAGGCTGGGTGTACGTGCTGGGCTGGATGatggccctctcctccatcatcCTCATACCAGGGCTTGCTCTCTTTCATCTCACTACAGGCAAAGGCACATTAAAAGAGGTGGGGCTATTGACTGCACTTATTCCGAATTATGCAAATTAAAAGTACTGCTGCCTCTAATACTTAATAGCAAAGCTTTTCAAGATCCACAAGATCTTCAAATATATCAGTTTTGTTCTTTTAAAAGTATTAATTAATTGTGTATTATACAGTAAGTACAATGACACAATGCCAGCACAGGTTGATGTCAGTAAAAATCTAACGCTTCATGTGGTTCTTATGGACTAATAATAAGAGTGAATGAAGTATGAACATTTCTCTGACCGGTGTCTTTGCAGCGCTTGGTTCACCTGTGTTCTCCTACTCATGACCTTCCCTTGACCCGGAAGCAGAAGTCAGAGCTTCAGAGTCTCACAGAGGGGAAGGATTGTGTTGCCATGGCAAGCCAGGCAAAGCACTGAAGTACTGGATGTGTGAAACGTTTTTACAATAAAATATGTTGTCTGGCTGAAGTTGAAATGTTTTGGTTCATGATATCTTTTGAaaaagaatctttggtagcctaacactttacttgacagtatctacttaagagtgacatgacactttaAATTCTCCCTGCTGCAGTAATGCAATACTGTGTATGTTCACTAACCGGAAAACTTGAATTGCATTTTTTTGTAAAGCTGTTTGCATGAATGATTATATGGTTATGAATTTTCAATTTAAATATTGACATTTTGCCATAATATTGCCTGGGCCAGCTATGACAACAACTAGAACACAGGTAAAGATAGCATCAGTGACTATCCTATCAGATATGGAATGTTGTCATCTGTATAGTGATCTATATTCAAAACAAAGTCTTAATAGTACTCCATGATAATAAATTTGCTACATGTGAAGACGtgtacacacaaaacaaaatctacaactagacCGCACAAATCAACTCTACCTGCTCTGCTACAGAATTTTGGGAGTAAATTTACACATTAAGCATGCCAACTATGTCTTTAGGGCTATCCTTCATATTCACATTTAGTATttcaaaagtaaaagtattcTACAGGTAATTGAAAAGGGATTCCCATTCTCTTTAGGCGTAGTGTCCTGGCACTCTCTGTCGGAGATGGTGTAAGGTAAGGTGGGAGATCCTCCTGGGTCATTGCTGTGTGGATCACCTGCTACTTCTGTGTTTGGAAAGGAGTGAAGTCTACTGGAAAGGTGCGGTAATCACTGACATGAATGTTGCGCTGGTTTGGCCTCTGACTACTAATATTCTCTGAATCTTTTCATAGCTGCTCTGCCTCTAGCAGACACCCAGGAACACCCACACATGGCAACACGTGCCTGTGAATGCCATCTGGGTCTCTCTCATACTTCCATTATGGCTGTCTCTTCTCTAAGTGTGATCCAGCAATGTCATCTCATGACCTCAATCACAGAGTCAAATATAGAGTTGACTCATCAGGACTGAGTTGGGTTGTGTAATTTGTCCTGCTGGTGTTTCTGTGCTGTGTCTCCAGGTGGTCTACTTCACTGCCACGTTCCCCTAAGtgatggggcggtggtagtgtagtggttaaggagctgggctcgTATGTAGTacccagaaaagttgtgggttcaattcccagcttccaccgttgtgaccttgagcaaggcacttaatgTTAGCCCGAGTTGCCAACCGTCCCGAATTGTCTGGGACATCCTGTATTTTGGGTGATTTTGATTTGTCTGGTCAGGGACAGCTCCAGTCCCGAATTTCAATCACAGCCTCATCGCCCTGGTAAAGTTGTCAATGgccaatataggctactgtaaacgcACCTACAGTGTTCAGTGTCGCCGCTACCACCACACAAATctcaaactgcttttcacccTTCTTAGAGAACAtcattacaatgtcaaaatacaGCAACAGCATCTTACATAAGAATAATACTTTTTGGGTCCTCTCTCAGTCTCCATTATGCAgaagatctaacttgaacggtATGCTATTCGGGAACGCATCTGAACgcaaatgagggagagagggtggcaGGTTCcaactggcttgtcattgttttttatatatatatatatatatattttttttttttgggctttttatgcctttaatttgataggacagtggagaatgacaggaagtgagtgggagagagagtcagggtgggatccggaaaggaccgcCGGgttgccggcgtacggtgcaggtaccccagccagttgcgccacagctggggcctggcttgtcattgttgataattgatttaacctttttaatataagaaactttcgAAAAGAAATCATgaggacaacaaaaacaaagctaGAGGAGATTGCAGAGTTATccggttcccactactgactgactgatttaTAAAATGTGAGAGGGCACTTtaacctaggctgcacgcactGTAATTTGGACTGTGATAGAATATGAAGAgtggtctttgcctttgtgtaatggaattggtgagtcttgaagtcttcaataatttgtttcccttaaactaagcatttacatgaagctcATGATATGgtaattgaaacacattccactcagaTAGGGGGATACCAggttcataattcacttttaattgcaaacagaaaatatttaGCTAGCATCAAGCTTCTTGACTACTTTGTGATTAATACCATTTGAATAATAtaaaacagtgttttttttttttggaggggggggggggggggggcgtctaCTACCTTTATCCAGAACCTTTTGGACCCTCAGGTGCCCCTGTGGTGTTTTCACACCGGGCTGTCATACCAGTCTGAATTAACAGTCCCTGATGTTCTCTATGTTGCCTCTGGTACTCATATATTCTCGGAGAGGCAGGGAGGATGTGCAAAACTGAGCAGCGGTCATGTATTGTACCactatgcagtacatctagttcaaAATCAGGTGCCAACCACCTTTGATCTTAGCCACCCTCAACTCTTTGACTACTGTCCTTCTCCAGGGGAGCATTTCATTCCTCTGATAATTTCCACTTAttgagtaagtggtaaaccttctacaagagccctatggcattgttttgtttggaGAATGAATCCAtgcagctcttctattaggaggtttaccacttactctgagttaacttgcAGGTTTGTCAGTAAActacgtacttggaataccccccagagcTAAGAGAGAAACTCCTGCTGGTCTACTGTCTCTTCAGTTTCTGCATTGGCCTTGTCTTCATCACCGACGTGAGAAAGAAACAGACGgcaagagagaggtggagagaactGTTTTCTTGAATAAGAGACATTTAGTGTGttgaaaacaaaatattttttctctttGTGAGTGATTGGATCCAATCCTAACATCACAGGGTGGAGTGTACGTGCTGCTTATCTTCGACTACTATGCCTGTAATGGTGCCTGTCAGCTATTTGTAGCCGTCTCCCTGGCAATGGCCTGGGTGTTTGGCGGGTCCTCAGCGTCCTTGACCAACAAAACAAACGCTAAACAAAAACCAAGGCTCTGGGAATCATCACATGTGTAGTGTGAGTCTGAAGGACATTTAAAGTAGAATATAGTTATAATATTCacattttaaaatgttgaataatttaattttaaaatgtaatttatgaCCAGTAGAACTAACTCCACCATGCTTCCCCTTTTGCTCAACATTCAGGCCTACCAGTAGATGGCAATGTTGTGGAATTTGATCACTTGTCTTGTCCAAACCAAGACCTTGCACAGTGATCAAGTCCTTGTCTTCTGCAGTCAGTGATATTCTCTCCCCCGTAGATGGCCTTCACTGGCTACATGGTGAGCTACAAGGCCCTGACCTACAACCACTGGTATGTGTACTGGGTGCATGTGCTTGACTGGATGATTGTCCTTCTCCTCTATTGTGATGGCTAAGTGGTATGGTCCTCCGCACACATTGACGCGCGGTCCCAGTTGTTGGGAagcacacaaccccccccccctcccacatgtGCGTTGATGACTCAATTATCGCCATGCGCCACAGACACAGGAGCATGTCACAGCCTTTATTGTATCTGGGGACTGGAAAGGGGAGTATCAAACAGGTGATAGTCACCTATGTCGTCCTGCAGAGGATTTACCTTTGACCCAGAAACAGAGGAGTCAGCTTCAAGATATGGCATCAGATGTGGGGCTTAATGTTCTGAACATAGAAAACCAAGAGGGgcaatgagaaaaaaataa is a genomic window of Alosa sapidissima isolate fAloSap1 chromosome 15, fAloSap1.pri, whole genome shotgun sequence containing:
- the LOC121683963 gene encoding sodium- and chloride-dependent GABA transporter 2-like, with the protein product MAQVKHGEKGGLEERGHWAGKAEYLLAVAGNVVGLGNVWRFPYLCYKNGGGAFLVPYLVFVVTCGVPLFLLETVMGQFTQEGAITTWHRLCPLAVGIGYAGQLILVYSSMCYIVILAWALLYLCFSFSSTLPWASCDNTWNTENCVDITGNNKTFNWTEQSNSTSAAVEFWERRVLAISAGIEDVGSVRWEILLCLIAMWIICYFCVWKGVKSTGKVVYFTATFPYIMLLVLLVRGLTLPGALQGVVYYLYPDPSKLLEPQVWMEAVSQIFFSFSLGVGTLTVLGSYNPYNNNCNKDCLWLCVLNSCTSMVAGFAVFSMLGFMAHEQNVPIEVVAESGPGLAFIAYPQAVAMMPFPQLWAVCFFIMIILLGLDTQFVMMEVVMTSVTDLLPTVLRRSGGRRELCLVFYCLICFSVGILMVTEGGMYVFQIFDYYACNGTCLLFLAVFLSLAMGWLFGTENLYDIVQDMTGSRPCPIFKVCWKYLTPAVSLVSFICSLVEYQPLTFNRWYVYPGWVYVLGWMMALSSIILIPGLALFHLTTGKGTLKERLVHLCSPTHDLPLTRKQKSELQSLTEGKDCVAMASQAKH